The following are from one region of the Salvia splendens isolate huo1 chromosome 2, SspV2, whole genome shotgun sequence genome:
- the LOC121772718 gene encoding protein FAR1-RELATED SEQUENCE 5-like encodes MRKVDDVTSWYQVVCNREGKKKGDEDDQLNARSGFTIKRRNLSKRCGCTASISFRFFAEDCLSGYVIQEFNEIHNHHMVETEYQQFMSSNRKLDDVHHKFILDCSKANLGPTLTFKVLKEILGGFDLVGCTVGDIRNASRDIKAYAHGFDVQMVLDDMAKKKEMSEAFTYHYEVNESEQLVALFWCNSLMKRNYHMFGDIVSFDSTYCMIFTPFTGKDNHGCPVTFGAGLVCSEKTGSFAWLFRHFVDSMGVAPRMIVTDQDLGMRSAIEEALVGTRHRWCMWHIMHKLAVKEILDTAYFWDFPMGSMIKTTSISESENSFYKNFLKPRANIADIYLNFNHAIEFQRNNRTALDYHDATDIPILATTPPFEKHASTLYTDSMFKKIQEEIVEGNDICRVLGFISGETVDTYKLRDSKRNAYFVRHDKTDDTYSCEYKLFGRHGYLCSHIFFLFQNNEVKKSRINTVKADG; translated from the exons ATGAGGAAGGTTGATGATGTCACGTCCTGGTATCAagttgtatgcaatagggaaggaAAGAAGAAGGGTGACGAAGATGACCAGTTGAATGCCCGGTCTGGTTTCACTATTAAGCGTAGGAATTTATCTAAACGGTGTGGTTGTACGGCTAGTATATCCTTCAGGTTTTTCGCGGAAGATTGCTTGTCAGGTTATGTAATTCAGGAGTTCAACGAGATTCATAACCATCACATGGTTGAGACGGAATATCAGCAATTCATGTCAAGTAATCGCAAGTTGGATGATGTACATCATAAATTCATCCTCGACTGTTCCAAGGCTAATTTAGGACCCACGCTTACATTTAAGGTATTGAAGGAAATTCTTGGCGGGTTTGACCTAGTTGGCTGCACTGTTGGGGATATCAGGAATGCCTCACGGGACATCAAAGCATATGCACACGGATTTGATGTACAAATGGTGTTGGATGATATGGCTAAGAAGAAGGAGATGTCCGAGGCGTTTACCTATCACTACGAAGTTAACGAATCCGAACAGTTGGTTGCTCTCTTTTGGTGCAACAGTTTGATGAAGAGGAATTACCACATGTTTGGTGATATTGTGTCCTTCGACTCCAC GTACTGTATGATCTTCACTCCTTTCACTGGAAAGGATAATCATGGTTGTCCTGTGACATTTGGGGCCGGGTTGGTGTGCAGCGAGAAAACAGGATCATTTGCTTGGTTGTTCAGACATTTCGTAGATAGTATGGGTGTAGCACCCCGGATGATTGTTACCGATCAAGATTTAGGTATGAGATCAGCGATTGAAGAGGCCCTAGTCGGCACACGTCACCGTTGGTGTATGTGGCATATAATGCATAAGTTGGCTGTCAAG GAAATATTGGATACGGCGTACTTCTGGGATTTTCCTATGGGATCGATGATTAAGACAACGTCCATATCGGAATCAGAGAACAGTTTCTACAAAAATTTCCTTAAGCCCCGAGCTAACATAGCTGATATCTACTTGAATTTCAACCACGCCATAGAATTCCAGCGGAACAATAGAACAGCGTTGGACTACCACGATGCCACTGACATACCCATACTAGCAACTACTCCGCCGTTCGAGAAACATGCTTCCACGTTGTATACCGACAGCATGTTCAAGAAAATACAAGAAGAAATTGTAGAGGGTAATGACATATGTCGTGTGCTGGGTTTTATATCCGGAGAAACGGTTGACACATACAAGCTTAGGGATAGCAAGCGCAATGCATATTTTGTCCGTCATGACAAGACTGATGATACTTACTCCTGCGAATACAAACTATTTGGTCGGCATGGTTATTTGTGCAGCCATATATTTTTCTTGTTTCAGAACAATGAGGTGAAAAAATCCCGGATAAATACTGTGAAAGCCGATGGATGA